A part of Victivallis lenta genomic DNA contains:
- a CDS encoding beta galactosidase jelly roll domain-containing protein → MTLSDAWRQTTPTRERISLNGLWEFHPVLTPDELEKIPGPGTGWGWFKVPGAWPTEPNGMAFYLKPEILARFKVAELNSAWYRREIDVPEEWKGRRILLSADLIQSCGIVFVDGVKAGVLYYPGGELELTGKLLPGSHHTLAVLVSAKPEEQLEYMGHDRLVKLKSNLQNRGICGDLYLESLPMTAAISDVHVITSVKSGKITFDTGFTTLPAGTYRLEAEISEGGKVVQTFSSELFTVKKGKNIRHSFGGLWNDPKLWDIDIPQNLYVADVKLLSAEGEILDRFLPQEFGFREFSIDGRDFYLNGKKIHLRALVTRGPQDADFGSAERVDHMVRTARQFGANFLIGWNYSFTPGVFAYPAGYHRHTSERGMLTSLTLPHIKDFGNDLENPANLAEYRRQTEHLIRRFQNIPGVVMYVMNHNRLGYMGDQNPLRIGNDYRPERYIALPSRKQGRIAEKTAKAFDASRPVYHHESGNFGDVCSLNCYLNWVPRQERGDWLEPWENNGTMPVFFVEWGLPHVASWSSWRGPEFIWASKVPQCLWVNEYNAAILGEEAYRFEKAKGALYDLQAEKASGNRRVFFSDLGANNRLTWIEDVRRVRAWFASEDFPNLRARGISGLLPWDQAQLWNWLSRGEADRDNPARFENLKRPALVPDRIESHGEAINNPVCKVRLNVAGETVQKNFQEFLCRIAGKVGDFTERGHNFHSGETIRKSLQLLNDSRHDAEIGWKWSVPEFGFSGTGSSIVPPGGRTDIPLEFTVPENAVGKAVLRAEFTLPSGKKLEDSFALDLFAAPSAVKIKSQVGLYDPEGSAAPLLQKLGVPFRRVVNRHNLDGVELLVIGRNGLKDFPFELSGRLESGLKLLLLEQNAEELRRIGLRCVEFGMREAFLPDGEKLHDWRGSSTMLPPYRKTNDFECSYPLVNANFFRQTRPWRAGNRGSLADVVVEKPQIGDWLPAASCGFDLQYAPLLRLTEGRGCVMLCQYAVSGRTESDPEAEKILAQALVDLDRYEPAARRTVFYSGDAAGSALLKALHIPFTPYRDAASLPENSLLVVGPGGAGEKLSELAAAGTNILALGLSAEELNRAFPGEFQTQNGEFYSDYVPGLAKIPEFAGIGNAELHWRGKVRFDAFSPDSPGGRMLCRKEIGKGCVVAMQLPPWKFSETEFSCRTTRRRTAYLVSRLLANLGAAYRSGFFAMLDRTAGRREFELPNDCWQLCADPQDKGEQQGWQKASFRPGRDWRKVRVPGWVEEQFPELARGNGRFWFRLEFTLPPGLAERLNEVFLGSINQETHIWINGVPIASETGEKRRWITREYRIPAGVLKTGRNVLAIRCVDTEHQGGILNLPLLKGAAGKSFYTDVPKAADDPYGYFRW, encoded by the coding sequence ATGACACTTAGTGATGCCTGGCGTCAAACGACGCCGACCCGGGAACGGATCTCTCTGAACGGTTTGTGGGAGTTTCATCCGGTGCTTACGCCGGATGAACTCGAAAAAATCCCGGGACCGGGAACCGGCTGGGGATGGTTCAAAGTGCCGGGAGCATGGCCGACGGAACCGAACGGCATGGCGTTTTATCTGAAGCCGGAGATTCTCGCACGCTTCAAGGTGGCAGAGTTGAATTCCGCATGGTATCGGCGGGAAATCGATGTGCCGGAAGAGTGGAAGGGGCGGCGCATCCTGCTTTCGGCCGATCTGATCCAATCCTGCGGCATCGTGTTCGTCGACGGCGTGAAAGCCGGAGTGCTTTATTATCCCGGAGGCGAACTCGAATTGACCGGCAAACTGCTGCCGGGAAGCCATCATACGCTTGCGGTGTTGGTCAGCGCCAAACCGGAAGAACAACTCGAATATATGGGGCATGATCGTCTGGTCAAGCTGAAATCGAACCTGCAGAACCGGGGAATTTGCGGCGACCTCTATCTGGAGTCATTGCCGATGACCGCCGCAATTTCCGATGTGCATGTGATTACCTCCGTCAAAAGCGGCAAAATCACTTTCGATACCGGTTTCACGACGCTTCCGGCGGGAACGTACCGGCTGGAAGCGGAGATCTCCGAAGGGGGAAAGGTGGTACAAACGTTTTCCTCGGAGCTATTTACCGTCAAAAAAGGGAAAAATATCCGCCATTCCTTCGGCGGCCTCTGGAATGATCCGAAACTTTGGGATATCGACATTCCGCAGAATCTTTACGTCGCCGATGTGAAGCTGCTTTCCGCCGAAGGTGAGATTCTCGACCGTTTTCTGCCGCAGGAATTCGGTTTCAGGGAGTTTTCCATCGACGGACGCGATTTTTACCTCAATGGCAAAAAAATTCATCTCCGGGCGCTGGTTACTCGCGGCCCGCAGGACGCTGACTTTGGTTCCGCCGAGCGAGTCGACCATATGGTCAGGACGGCCAGGCAGTTCGGCGCGAATTTCCTGATCGGCTGGAATTACAGTTTCACCCCCGGAGTTTTTGCATATCCGGCGGGGTATCACCGGCACACTTCAGAGCGCGGCATGCTCACTTCCCTGACGCTGCCGCATATCAAAGATTTCGGCAATGATCTGGAGAATCCCGCAAATCTGGCGGAGTACCGGCGGCAGACGGAACATCTGATCCGGCGTTTCCAGAATATTCCCGGCGTGGTCATGTACGTGATGAACCATAACCGGCTCGGCTATATGGGGGACCAGAATCCACTGCGAATCGGTAATGATTACCGTCCTGAACGGTATATCGCCCTGCCGAGCAGAAAACAGGGGCGCATCGCGGAGAAAACCGCTAAGGCATTCGATGCTTCCCGTCCGGTCTACCACCATGAAAGCGGCAACTTCGGGGACGTCTGTTCCTTGAACTGTTATCTGAACTGGGTGCCGCGCCAGGAACGGGGCGACTGGCTAGAACCGTGGGAAAACAACGGAACCATGCCGGTATTTTTTGTCGAATGGGGTTTGCCGCACGTGGCAAGCTGGTCGAGCTGGCGCGGCCCAGAATTCATTTGGGCCAGCAAAGTACCGCAGTGTTTGTGGGTAAACGAATACAATGCGGCGATTCTCGGCGAGGAGGCCTATCGCTTCGAGAAGGCGAAGGGGGCGCTGTACGATCTTCAGGCGGAGAAAGCTTCCGGCAATCGCCGGGTTTTCTTTTCCGATCTCGGTGCCAACAACAGGCTGACCTGGATTGAAGATGTGCGGCGGGTGCGCGCATGGTTCGCTTCGGAGGACTTCCCGAATCTTCGCGCCCGGGGTATTTCCGGGCTGTTGCCGTGGGATCAGGCACAGCTCTGGAATTGGCTTTCGCGGGGCGAGGCGGACCGGGACAATCCGGCACGCTTCGAAAATCTGAAACGGCCCGCCCTGGTTCCGGACCGGATTGAATCCCATGGAGAAGCAATCAACAATCCTGTTTGCAAAGTTCGTCTGAATGTCGCCGGAGAGACGGTTCAAAAGAACTTTCAGGAATTTCTCTGCCGGATTGCGGGCAAAGTCGGCGATTTCACGGAAAGGGGTCACAATTTCCATTCCGGAGAAACCATTCGGAAAAGTCTGCAACTGCTGAACGACTCCCGTCATGATGCGGAAATCGGCTGGAAGTGGAGCGTGCCGGAATTCGGATTTTCCGGCACGGGCAGTTCAATCGTTCCCCCGGGAGGCAGGACGGATATCCCTCTGGAATTCACCGTACCGGAGAATGCCGTCGGAAAAGCCGTCCTGCGGGCGGAATTCACTCTGCCCTCCGGGAAGAAGCTGGAAGATTCTTTTGCTCTCGATCTCTTTGCGGCGCCGTCCGCAGTAAAGATCAAGTCGCAGGTCGGTCTGTATGACCCGGAAGGAAGCGCGGCGCCGCTGCTGCAGAAACTCGGCGTGCCGTTCCGCCGGGTTGTGAACCGGCATAATCTTGATGGTGTGGAATTGCTGGTGATTGGCCGGAATGGCTTGAAGGATTTCCCGTTCGAGCTTTCCGGACGGCTGGAGTCGGGGCTTAAACTCCTGCTGCTGGAACAGAATGCGGAAGAACTTCGCCGTATCGGATTGCGCTGTGTGGAATTCGGAATGCGCGAAGCCTTCCTGCCCGACGGCGAAAAGCTGCACGACTGGCGCGGCAGCTCCACGATGCTGCCGCCTTATCGCAAAACCAATGACTTTGAATGCAGTTATCCGCTGGTCAATGCGAACTTCTTCCGCCAGACTCGTCCCTGGCGCGCCGGAAATCGCGGCTCGCTTGCCGATGTCGTTGTGGAAAAACCGCAGATCGGAGACTGGCTGCCCGCGGCTTCATGCGGATTCGATCTGCAGTATGCGCCACTGTTGCGCCTGACGGAAGGACGCGGCTGTGTCATGCTTTGCCAATACGCGGTTTCGGGGCGCACGGAATCTGATCCGGAAGCGGAAAAAATTCTGGCTCAGGCGCTGGTTGACCTGGATCGTTACGAGCCGGCCGCCAGACGGACGGTCTTTTATTCCGGAGACGCGGCCGGAAGTGCTCTGCTGAAAGCGCTGCACATTCCATTTACGCCGTATCGCGATGCCGCCTCGCTGCCGGAAAACTCCCTGCTGGTGGTGGGGCCGGGCGGGGCCGGAGAAAAGCTTTCCGAATTGGCTGCGGCGGGAACGAATATTCTCGCGCTCGGACTTTCCGCGGAGGAGCTGAACCGCGCTTTCCCCGGAGAGTTCCAGACGCAAAATGGAGAATTTTATTCCGATTATGTCCCGGGATTGGCGAAGATTCCGGAATTTGCGGGCATCGGCAATGCGGAACTGCATTGGCGCGGGAAAGTCCGGTTCGACGCCTTCTCTCCGGACTCGCCGGGAGGGCGGATGCTCTGCCGGAAAGAGATAGGAAAAGGCTGCGTCGTTGCCATGCAGCTGCCGCCGTGGAAATTTTCCGAAACGGAATTCAGCTGCCGTACCACGCGACGCCGGACTGCTTATCTGGTGTCACGGCTGCTGGCGAATCTCGGAGCCGCTTACCGTTCCGGCTTCTTCGCGATGCTTGACCGGACCGCGGGACGGCGGGAATTCGAGCTGCCGAATGACTGCTGGCAATTGTGCGCCGATCCGCAGGACAAGGGAGAGCAGCAGGGATGGCAGAAAGCGAGCTTCCGCCCGGGGCGCGACTGGCGCAAGGTACGGGTTCCCGGCTGGGTCGAGGAGCAGTTTCCCGAATTGGCGCGCGGGAACGGACGTTTCTGGTTCCGGCTGGAATTCACGTTGCCGCCGGGGCTGGCGGAACGGCTGAATGAAGTCTTTCTCGGCTCGATCAATCAGGAGACGCACATTTGGATCAACGGAGTCCCGATTGCCTCTGAAACCGGTGAAAAAAGACGCTGGATCACCCGGGAGTACAGAATTCCGGCCGGAGTGCTGAAAACCGGCAGGAATGTCCTGGCGATACGTTGTGTGGATACCGAACATCAGGGCGGCATTCTGAACCTTCCGTTGCTGAAAGGAGCTGCAGGCAAGAGCTTTTATACGGACGTTCCGAAGGCGGCAGACGATCCCTACGGGTATTTCCGCTGGTAG
- a CDS encoding prepilin-type N-terminal cleavage/methylation domain-containing protein, whose amino-acid sequence MKNLHRFTLIELLVVIAIIAILASMLLPALNKARASAKASTCKNNLKTLATANLLYAGDFDDHIVPVYVNGIDESNWHYNKSFAQQIGVNIKESEENPLWPKGLLCPLSRGIMYPKEGNYCKIIDSYTLNNTFSNGDWGSPAIRSIRISRLSAPSQKYMFLDGLRDSLLYGNSFVNRNDYLVSGENANTATAYRHNSGINYSFFDGHVDWSDYNWQNWPGGNGYTRNWAFWQPGWSDVSVRF is encoded by the coding sequence ATGAAAAATTTGCACCGTTTTACCCTTATTGAGTTGCTCGTAGTTATTGCAATAATTGCCATTCTCGCCTCGATGCTGCTCCCGGCGCTGAATAAAGCGCGGGCGAGCGCTAAAGCTTCAACCTGCAAAAACAACCTGAAAACGCTTGCTACCGCCAATCTCTTATATGCGGGTGATTTTGATGATCACATAGTCCCCGTTTATGTGAATGGTATAGATGAGTCAAATTGGCATTACAATAAATCATTTGCCCAACAGATCGGCGTCAATATAAAAGAAAGTGAGGAAAATCCTTTATGGCCGAAAGGGTTGCTTTGCCCTCTTTCTCGCGGAATAATGTACCCGAAGGAAGGCAACTATTGCAAGATCATCGATTCCTATACGCTGAATAACACCTTCTCAAACGGCGACTGGGGCTCCCCTGCTATACGCAGTATCCGCATCAGCCGGCTTTCCGCTCCTTCTCAAAAGTACATGTTTCTTGATGGATTAAGAGATAGTCTCCTGTATGGCAACAGTTTTGTTAACCGCAACGATTATCTTGTATCGGGAGAAAATGCCAATACTGCAACTGCTTATCGTCACAACTCTGGTATTAATTATTCATTCTTTGACGGACACGTCGATTGGAGCGATTATAACTGGCAGAACTGGCCGGGAGGCAACGGCTACACTCGGAATTGGGCATTCTGGCAACCGGGTTGGAGCGATGTGAGCGTTCGTTTCTGA